CTCGCGCGACATGCACGATGAGGTGGGCGCTAACCTGACCGAGATCACGATTCTGAGCGAACTCGCGCTGGCCGATGGCGACGACCGCACTCGGTTGGAGCGGATCGGAGCGAAGTCGCGCGCCACGCTCGACTCGATTGCCGAGATCGTCTGGGCCACCGATCCGCGGAACGACGACGGCGATCGCTTTGTGGCCTACCTGCGGGAGGTCGCGGCCGAGTACTTGGAGTCGGCAGGCCTCGATGCGCAACTCGATTTCCCGGTTCCCGGCGCCCTGGGCTCTGCGGGGCCCGACTGCCGGCGGACCGTCCTGCTCGTGATCAAGGAGGCCTTGGCCAATGTCGTCAGGCACGCTGGAGCTCGCAGCGTTGGCGTCTCGCTCGAGGTGTCGGCTACCCGGATCCGTGCCATCGTTCGAGACGACGGGCGCGGCATCGGACCCGACGCAGGCGCGGGCGGCGGCAACGGGCTGCGCAACATCCGCAGTCGCGCGGAAGAAGCAGGCGGCTCCGTGATTCTGGAGTCGCTGCCTGGGGGCGGAACGGCAGTGACGGTCGAGCTGCCGATCACCGGCGGGTCAGCCGACCGGGGAGGAGGCGCGGGCAGCCCATGACGCTCGTTCGGGTGGTAATCGTCGAGGATCGTGTCGAGGTGCGCGATGGCCTTGCCGCGCTGGTCAATCGTTCAGAGGCATGTCAGTGCGTTGCCGCCTACCCATCGGCGGAAGCTGCGCTGATCGGATTGGCGCAGGGGAATGCGGATGTTGTCCTGATGGACATCGAGTTGCCGGGCATCTCGGGCATCGAGGCGACGCGCCGTATCAAAGAACGCTGGCCAGCTGTGCAGATCATGATCCTGACCGTCTATGAAGACGACGACAGGATTTTCCGGTCGCTCGAGGCGGGCGCAACCGGCTACATGCTGAAAACGACGCCGCCGGCCCAGCTGCTTCGTGACATCCTCTTGCTTCACACCGGCGGGTCGCCGATGTCGAGCGGGATCGCTCGCCGGGTGGTGGAAACCTTCCACGGAGCCGGTCGGAGCGCCGAGGAGGTCGATCCCCTCACCTCACGCGAGCGAGAGACCCTGTCCCTGCTTGCCCGGGGGTACCGGTATCGCGAGATCGCAGAGCAGCTCGGAATCACCTTTGACACCGTCCGCACCCATATCCGCCACATCTACGAGAAGATGCAGGTTCGCTCCCGAACCGAGGCGACCGTCAAGTTCCTGAAAGGGGCCCCCCGTCCTGCGCCGGACAAGGAGTGAGGCAGGCGACCGACCAATGTATATTCCGAGCAGCGTAGTCCCATTCGGTCTCTGGCTGGCAGAAAATGGACATTCTGGCGCGTATCGAACAAACCCTGGACTCCCTCCGCCCCTACATCGCCTCGCATCGGGGGTCGGTGGAAGTGGTCGATTTCGATGATGCCGACGGCATCCTGACCCTCCGCCTCGGCGGTACCTGTCATGGCTGTGCCGCATCCACGATCACGCTGCGCCAGGGTATCGAGGTCCGCCTGCGGGAGTATGTCCCCGAAGTGAAGGTCGTCCAAGCCGTCTGACCCCCCTTTATATTGCCGAGCACATCGCGCTCGCCTGATGACCGATCCCCGGTCGGCGTCGGAACGGGTCCATACGGTTTTCGGCTGAGGTGTTCGTGTCGGAGTCTATTGAAGCGCTGGTCGGAGCTGCCCTGTCCCGGATCATCAATCCGCGTCTCGAAAGCGACGTGCTGTCCGCGGGGATGGTCCGAGACCTGACGGTGCATCAGGACGGGCGGGTCGCCTTTACCTTCCTGCTCGGCCGTTCGGATCCTGCCACGCTGGTGCGCGAAACTCGCTCGGCCCTCAAGGCCATTCCCGGCGTCACCGAGGTCAAGATCAGCGTGGTAGACCCTGCCGGCCCGGCGCCGACCACGCACGCCGCGCCCGGTGGCGCCGCGCCGCAGTCCACCGGGATGCCGGCTCCACCCGCTCCGGTCGAGTTTCCGCACCTGGGCCGGGTCATCGCCGTGTCGTCCGGCAAGGGCGGCGTCGGCAAGTCCACCGTTGCTGCCAACCTGGCGGTGGCCCTGGCGCAATCGGGCAGGCGGGTGGGCATCATGGACGCCGACATCTACGGGCCCAACATCCCTCGGATGTTCGGCCTCTTCGAGCGCCCTCCGGTCCGGGATGGGCGAATTCAGCCGCTCGAGGCGCACGGCGTCAAGCTGATGTCGATCGGGTTTCTGGTCGACCGCGATGCCCCCGCCATCTGGCGCGGTCCGATCATCATGAAGGTGATTCAGCAGTTCCTGCGGGATGTCGAGTGGGGCAACCTCGACTACTTCGTCGTCGACATGCCCCCGGGTACCGGTGATGCGCAGCTGTCACTGGTGCAGTCGGTGCAGGTGTCGGGCGCGGTCATCGTCACGACCCCGCAGGAAATGGCGGTCGGTGACGCGTTGCGGGGCGCCAAGATGTTCGAAAAGGTCAATGTGCCGGTCTACGGTATCGTCGAGAACATGAGTGCGTTCGTCGATCCCGCCACCGGACAGCGCTTTGCCCTCTTCTCGTCAGGCGGCGGTCAGCGCCTGGCCGACGAAGTGGGAGTTCCCCTCCTGGGCGAAATCCCGTTGCAGCCCGGCCTTGCGGACCAGGCGGATCAGGGGCGTCCGATCGTGATGTCGCTGCCCGACAGTCCGGCAGCGCAGGCGCTTCGGTCCGTGGCGGCGGCCGTCGAGGCCGCAGCCCGCGCGTCGACCATGTCGCTTCCCGTCATCAACCAGTAACGGTCCAGCGCACCTTGAGGTGGCTCGGCCGCCGGAACTCGTATCCGGTGGGCCGAGCCGGATGCTCGGCGTCGAGGCGCAGCTCGCGGAGACGCGCGAAGATCGTCGGCACCACCGCCATCGCCTCGGCGCGGGCAAGATGGGCTCCGAGGCAGAGGTGCCGCCCGATCCCGAACGAGAGGTGCTCGTCGGCGTTGGCGCGCGCGATGTCGAAGCGGTCCGGATCGGGAAACCTGGCCGGGTCGCGATTGGCGCCGCCGATCATACACTGCACGGTTTCGCCCGCTGGAATCCGGATGCCGGCAATGTCCGTATCGCGAGTGGCAGAGCGGGTGCAGCTCTGCACCGCCGGCTCCCAGCGCAAACTCTCCTCGATGGCGTTGGGCCAGAGCGAGGCGTCGTCGCGGAGCCGATCGAGCGACTCACGGTCGGTGAGCAGCGCGTAGGCCGCGTTGGCCATCATCGAGTCGGTCGTTTCGATGCCCCCGAACAGAATGATCAGCGCGTTCGAGAGGATCTCCTCGTCCTGGAGCCGGTCTGAGGCGTGCACCAGCGTCGAGAAGAGGCCGGCATCGGGCTCGGCAGCCGCGCGCTGAAGCAGTGGACGCATGGCCGCCCGGAACTCCGCGGCGGCGGTCTGTCCCCGGATCCGAGCGTCGGCATCCTGTGTAAAATTGGCGAGCGCGCGCGCGAAGTGTTCGTACCAGTGATAGATCATCCCATGAAACTCATCCGGGATCCCCAGCACTCGGGCCACGCTGTAGACCGAGAGCGGCCCGGTCAGTGCCGTCCGCAAGTCGGCCTGGCCTTGCCACTCGAACGACAGCAGCAGCCGGTCGACCTTGCTGACGACCACGGCGTCGAGTCCGTCCTTGATGCTCTTCTTGGCAAAAGGATGGATGCAGGCCGCCTTGTAGCGCTTTTGCAGGTCGCCGTCGATGCTGAGCATCTGGCGTCCGAAGATGTCCTGAATCGGCGAACCAGGATGGTCGGTGGTGAAGGTCTCGGTGTCGCGCAGCACCGCGAGAACGTCGTCATACCGTGTCACCAGCCACATGCCCGTATCGGGAAACCACGCAACCGGGGCGCGCTCTCTGAGTCGCGCCAGGTGCGGATACGGGTCGTCACTCAGCTGGTACAGGGTGCAATCGGCCAGCGGCGCCTTGGGGCCGGTCCCGGCAGGGTGCGAGAGTGTCTGATGTGGCATGTCCGGAAGATAGCCGCAGCAGGGATCCAGAGGCGGGCTCGGGCGTCAGCGGCCTTTGGCGGGGCGCTTCACGGCCGGAACGCCATGCTGCGGCGTGGCCCAGAGGTATTCGTCGGTCAGCATTTCCTCCGGCAGGTACCGGCCCGCAAACGCCGGCCGGATCCCGGCGCGGCTCAGGACGGACGCGCCGAGCCCGACCGTGGCCAGGAGCCAGGTGGTCAGCGCGGCGCCGCCGAAGATCAGCGACCCCGCAAAGGGCACCCAGCCGAACAGCACCCAGGCCAACCACACGGCCGCCACGGCCCCGAGCCCGACGGCCAGATAGCGGAAACTGTTTGGTGAGATTCGGACGCCGTGGGCCATCCGGCGCCGAGCATGGGTCTCGCCCATGGCGTGCGCCACGGCCAGGAACCCGCCAACGATCCCGGCGATGACCAGCAGGGCGTAGACCGCAATCACGAACGGAACCAGCAGCACGCCCACTACGCTCAAGACCAGCCCCACGACCAGCATCCCGAAGGTCGGCACGATCAGGATCTGCGACAGGAGGCCGACCAGGAACGACCGGAAGAAGCTGTGGCTCACGGTATCGGAGACAGTCTCGAGGTTGGGCTTGCCGAAGAGCACCAGGCCAAAGCCGATCAGACCCAGGGTCAGGAAGGTGCCGATCACACCGGCTGCGTGCGTGGCGGTTCGGACGACCGGGCTGACCGGGGGCGAGACCGTGGTGGCCTGGACCGTGGGGTAGGTCAGGCTCCGCCCGCCCACGTTGCCGCCCCGGTTGGTGATCCGGCCGGCGTAGGCAATCACGTCGCCGGTCACCGCACTGCCGCGGTGCAGCAGCACGTTGCCGTCGAGGGTGACCACGTTACCGGAGACTTTGCCGTAGACATCGGCCCGACCGCCGATGACCAGGACATTCGATTTGAGCGATTCGCTCGACCCGACGCTGAAGTTGCCCACGTGGGCGTAGCCGTCGGGCGTGCGCAGACGAACCGCGGCGTAGGGCGCCTTGACCAAGCTGCGGAGCTGGCGTTCGAGCGCCAGCGGGTCCTCGATCGAGCCGAGCTCGACGACCGGCGCGGAGGGGTCGTCGGCCACGGGTTGCGGAGCGACTTCTCCCCAGGAGAGGCCGAGGTTTGGCAGCAGTTGTTCCCGAACGTAGTCGACGAACCGCCCGGCGCCCTGGTCCGGCACGGCATGCAGAGTCGAAGCATGCGTACCGAGCACGGCGAGAAGGGCGAGAACGCGCAGCACGATCAGGCGGAGCCGTTGGCCGGGGTGACCAGTCGGCGGAGCGCGGCAAGGCCGGCCCCGTACAGCATCAGCGTCGCGACACCGATCAGGGCGAGCCGAGCTGGCGTTCCGGACACGATGCGCAGGGTCTCGAACCACGGCTCCGAGGTCAGCAGCGCAACCCCGCCGTTCCAGCGCTCGAGGCCCCAGGCAATCAAGGCATCGCCGGTCCGGGTCAGCCAGCCGTCGAGGAGGGGCCGGTTGACGCTGGCCCAGGCCACACTCGCCGCCATACCGACGACCGTGGCGGCAATCGCGCCCAGGCGGCGCCGGGTCAGGGCAGGGTACGACAACACCGGCACCGACCGCGTCGAAACGTCGACCCGCGCCATGATCCGATCGGCCAGCTGCGCCGAGGGAGCCAGGCTGGGCACCGCCGCCAACAGATCGAGAAGGCGCCGATCGAGTGCGACCAGCTCCTGACACTCGACGCACGTTTCGAGGTGTAACTGCATGTCGTGCGCGGACGATCCAGAGTGGAACGCGTCCAAGTCGTCTGCGGTGAGGTGCTTCGTCGGCCACGTCATAGTCGACCTCTGTACGGCCCCATCGCGGGCGGAGTTTCAGCGTTGCTATTCGTTACGTAGGTCTTTGAGTGAAACCCGCAGTTCGTTGCGCGCGCGATGGATGTACGTCTTCACCGTACCCAGCGGAAGGTTCAAAATCTCGGCAATTTCTTCGTAGCTGCGCCCTTCGACATGGCGCAGCAGAATGCAGGAGCGATACTCGGGCCGAAGGTTGCCGATCGCGATTTCGATGGTGCCGCCGAGCTCGCGGTTCTCGACTTCCTGCAGCTGATTCTCGCCTCGCTCGGAAATCTGCAGCGCGGTCGCTTCGACCAGTTCCGGCGTATCGGCGTGCGGGGAGCCTTCGAGCGAGAGGGTGTCGAGCTCGCGCTTGCGAAGGTGATCGATGGCGGCGTTGTTCGCGATCTTGAAGACCCAGGACGAAAACTTGTACTCGGGTCGATACGACTGCACCGCGTTCAACACCTTGATGAATGTTTCCTGGCAGAGGTCTTCGGCGAGCTCCCGATTTCGGACCATCCGGAAGATCAGGGAAAAGACCGGGCGCTCGTAGCGACGGATCAGTTCGCGGTAGGCCTCGTCCCGTCCCTCCTTGGCAAGGGCGACGACCTCCTGGTCGGTGTGCTCACGTAGCGAGCCGGGACGGAGCGTCACGGGCGGCCGGTTGCGTTCACGTTCCCAGCCGACGAATTTGCCACGCTATGGTCGTCACGGACAAAGAATTACCCGTCTCCGGCGGGGCCGAAAAGCGTGCCTACGTTCGGGGCATCTTCACGGCCATCGCGCCGCGCTACGATCTGCTCAATCACCTGCTCAGCCTCAATATCGATAAGCGGTGGCGCCGGTCCGCCGTGGCGGAGCTCGGGTGGGAATCTGTCCCGGCCGGGACCTATCTGGATCTCTGCGCCGGAACGCTCGATCTGGCCGCTGCTCTCGGCAACCACCCCGGCTTCGGGGGTCGGGTCGTCGGCGCCGATTTCGTCAAGCCGATGCTCGAACGGGGGCGCGATAAATCGGCCGCGGTCGTTCCGGTAACGGCCGACGCTCTGGAACTGCCGTTTCCCGATCGGGCGTTCGACGGTGCCACAGTCGGGTTCGGGGTCCGCAACCTGATGGACCTGGACGGCGGCCTTCGTGAAGCCGCCCGCGTCCTCAAGCCCGGCGCCCGGCTGGTGATCCTCGAGTTTACCACGCCACCGCGCCAGCCAATGCGGGGCATGTACTTCTTCTACTTCCGACGCATCCTCCCGCTGATCGGACGCCTCATCTCGAAACATAGAGATGCCTACACCTACCTGCCAGAGTCCGTTCTGGCGTTTCCAGAGCCGCCTGAGCTCGCCGCCAAGATGGAACAGGCTGGTTTTGGCGCGGTCAAAGTCAAACTGCTCCTGGGCGGTATCTGCGCCATTCACGCCGGCGTACGGCAGGATCGCTGATCGGGGGCCTGCCTGCTGATGGGTCAGTGACCCACTCCCTATTTGAGCAGGCCCTTGACCGTGTGGATCAGGAGACCGAGCAGTCCGCCAACCAGCGTGCCGTTGATGCGGATGAACTGCAGGTCGCGCCCGATGGCCAGCTCGATCCGTCGGGAGGTCACCACCGGATCCCATTTGGCGACCGTCTGCGCGATCAGATCGGCGGCGTCACCGCGATACTGCTCGACCGCGCCTAACGTCCGCTCGACCAGGAAGTCGTCGATCCGGTCCATCATGGCCTGATTTCCGAGCAGCGATCGGCCGAAGGCCTCGATGCCTCGCTCCAGCGCCGACGGTGATTCGGGGTCGGTCGCCTTGGACACCGCAGCTTCGCGAAGGTGCTCCCAGAGCCAGGTCGTGAACTCCTCGACCACCGGACCTGTGAGCAGCTGCTCTTTGAGGGCCTCTGCCTTGGCAATCGTCTCGGGCGAGGTCTCGAGCTGATCGACGAAACGGTCGAGGGCCTCGTCGAACTTGGCCCGCAGCGGATGTTCCGGGTTTTCGCGAATCTCATCCAGCATGGTCTCGACCCCGACCACGATGCGGCCGTAGATCTTGTTGTCGACTACACCCGGTATCCACCAGGGACTCTTCGACTTGACGGAGTCGCGGATGCTCTCGCGATTCTCGTCCAGTGCCCGCGCGGCAATCCGCACCGCTTCGCTCAGGAGGTCCTGGTGCCGGTTGCCGCTGCGGACCAGCGTCAACGCGCTGCCCAGCAGAGGCGCAACGTGCATAGCCCGCAGCCGACCTACCACGGCCCGATGAAGCAGAGCTTTGATCTCGGCGTCTGGCAGCGCCTCGACGGTTTTACCGAGGCCGCTGGCAACCTGTCGGGCAATCTGGCGACTGTTCTCGGGTTCGGAGAGCCAGCGTGCCGCCCGCTCGGCCAGACGCAGCGAGCGGAGCCGATCCGACAGCACGTCGCGCGAGAGAAAGTGGTTCTGGACGAAGGTGCCGAGGGTTCGGCCCAGG
This portion of the Gemmatimonadales bacterium genome encodes:
- a CDS encoding response regulator transcription factor, yielding MTLVRVVIVEDRVEVRDGLAALVNRSEACQCVAAYPSAEAALIGLAQGNADVVLMDIELPGISGIEATRRIKERWPAVQIMILTVYEDDDRIFRSLEAGATGYMLKTTPPAQLLRDILLLHTGGSPMSSGIARRVVETFHGAGRSAEEVDPLTSRERETLSLLARGYRYREIAEQLGITFDTVRTHIRHIYEKMQVRSRTEATVKFLKGAPRPAPDKE
- a CDS encoding NifU family protein is translated as MDILARIEQTLDSLRPYIASHRGSVEVVDFDDADGILTLRLGGTCHGCAASTITLRQGIEVRLREYVPEVKVVQAV
- a CDS encoding Mrp/NBP35 family ATP-binding protein — protein: MSESIEALVGAALSRIINPRLESDVLSAGMVRDLTVHQDGRVAFTFLLGRSDPATLVRETRSALKAIPGVTEVKISVVDPAGPAPTTHAAPGGAAPQSTGMPAPPAPVEFPHLGRVIAVSSGKGGVGKSTVAANLAVALAQSGRRVGIMDADIYGPNIPRMFGLFERPPVRDGRIQPLEAHGVKLMSIGFLVDRDAPAIWRGPIIMKVIQQFLRDVEWGNLDYFVVDMPPGTGDAQLSLVQSVQVSGAVIVTTPQEMAVGDALRGAKMFEKVNVPVYGIVENMSAFVDPATGQRFALFSSGGGQRLADEVGVPLLGEIPLQPGLADQADQGRPIVMSLPDSPAAQALRSVAAAVEAAARASTMSLPVINQ
- a CDS encoding cytochrome P450, with product MPHQTLSHPAGTGPKAPLADCTLYQLSDDPYPHLARLRERAPVAWFPDTGMWLVTRYDDVLAVLRDTETFTTDHPGSPIQDIFGRQMLSIDGDLQKRYKAACIHPFAKKSIKDGLDAVVVSKVDRLLLSFEWQGQADLRTALTGPLSVYSVARVLGIPDEFHGMIYHWYEHFARALANFTQDADARIRGQTAAAEFRAAMRPLLQRAAAEPDAGLFSTLVHASDRLQDEEILSNALIILFGGIETTDSMMANAAYALLTDRESLDRLRDDASLWPNAIEESLRWEPAVQSCTRSATRDTDIAGIRIPAGETVQCMIGGANRDPARFPDPDRFDIARANADEHLSFGIGRHLCLGAHLARAEAMAVVPTIFARLRELRLDAEHPARPTGYEFRRPSHLKVRWTVTG
- a CDS encoding sigma-70 family RNA polymerase sigma factor, encoding MTLRPGSLREHTDQEVVALAKEGRDEAYRELIRRYERPVFSLIFRMVRNRELAEDLCQETFIKVLNAVQSYRPEYKFSSWVFKIANNAAIDHLRKRELDTLSLEGSPHADTPELVEATALQISERGENQLQEVENRELGGTIEIAIGNLRPEYRSCILLRHVEGRSYEEIAEILNLPLGTVKTYIHRARNELRVSLKDLRNE
- a CDS encoding class I SAM-dependent methyltransferase; the protein is MVVTDKELPVSGGAEKRAYVRGIFTAIAPRYDLLNHLLSLNIDKRWRRSAVAELGWESVPAGTYLDLCAGTLDLAAALGNHPGFGGRVVGADFVKPMLERGRDKSAAVVPVTADALELPFPDRAFDGATVGFGVRNLMDLDGGLREAARVLKPGARLVILEFTTPPRQPMRGMYFFYFRRILPLIGRLISKHRDAYTYLPESVLAFPEPPELAAKMEQAGFGAVKVKLLLGGICAIHAGVRQDR
- a CDS encoding DUF445 domain-containing protein gives rise to the protein MTVSPPESPRPEREPPSAAVVPVTPVLPPVLDDATRQRNLDQMKWRASALLVVSAAIFLVASYFENGAAWIGYVRAAAEAAVIGGLADWFAVTALFRHPLGIPIPHTAILPSKKDRLGRTLGTFVQNHFLSRDVLSDRLRSLRLAERAARWLSEPENSRQIARQVASGLGKTVEALPDAEIKALLHRAVVGRLRAMHVAPLLGSALTLVRSGNRHQDLLSEAVRIAARALDENRESIRDSVKSKSPWWIPGVVDNKIYGRIVVGVETMLDEIRENPEHPLRAKFDEALDRFVDQLETSPETIAKAEALKEQLLTGPVVEEFTTWLWEHLREAAVSKATDPESPSALERGIEAFGRSLLGNQAMMDRIDDFLVERTLGAVEQYRGDAADLIAQTVAKWDPVVTSRRIELAIGRDLQFIRINGTLVGGLLGLLIHTVKGLLK